A DNA window from Thermococcus sp. 4557 contains the following coding sequences:
- a CDS encoding ABC transporter ATP-binding protein, with translation MSAVIEARDLHKYFGPIKALKGVTVEIPEGLTLILGPNGGGKSTFMKVALGLYKPTKGTVRLLGKNPWKHPETRKSVGVAFDPGRFPKLTTGREWLEFIARTRGANPDDVEKAAGLFGIEDALDRRIDGYSSGMVKRLSLAQAFVGEPAVVFLDEPLANLDFESVAEIVGIIGKWKGRGRSFILISHIWEPFEGLADYGVVISGGKVYLKGQFSEIREKIEGMFRPPAVGE, from the coding sequence ATGAGCGCGGTAATCGAGGCAAGGGATTTGCACAAGTACTTTGGGCCGATAAAGGCCCTTAAGGGTGTCACCGTCGAGATACCCGAGGGCCTGACGCTCATCCTCGGGCCCAACGGCGGCGGGAAGAGCACCTTCATGAAGGTCGCACTGGGCCTCTACAAGCCGACTAAGGGGACCGTGAGGCTCCTCGGAAAGAACCCCTGGAAGCACCCAGAAACGAGGAAATCCGTTGGCGTGGCCTTCGACCCCGGAAGGTTCCCGAAGCTGACGACGGGGCGGGAGTGGCTGGAGTTCATTGCGCGGACGCGGGGAGCGAACCCGGACGATGTTGAAAAGGCCGCCGGGCTCTTTGGCATCGAAGACGCCCTCGACAGGAGGATAGACGGCTACTCCTCGGGAATGGTGAAGAGGCTCAGCCTTGCGCAGGCTTTCGTGGGAGAGCCGGCTGTTGTGTTCCTGGACGAGCCGCTGGCCAACCTGGACTTTGAGAGCGTCGCCGAAATCGTGGGCATCATCGGGAAGTGGAAGGGCAGGGGCAGGAGCTTTATTCTCATAAGCCACATATGGGAGCCCTTTGAAGGGCTGGCCGACTACGGGGTGGTCATCAGCGGCGGAAAGGTTTACCTGAAGGG